The Leucobacter viscericola sequence GCGCCGTGCCGCTGACCCAGGGGCCAGACCTCGACGACAAACTGGAAGCGTTCGCCGCGCAGACGGGCATGTCGATCGCAGAGATTCTCGCCCGCACGAACCCGCCAGATCCTGCGGAGCTGCTCCGTGTAGCGGGATGGATCGCTGGGAACACGGGAGTTGATGAGCTGCAACGGCGCTACAGTCGGATTCTCTCGCTCGATCCCCACGCAACCGAGCCAACAGGATCAGCGGGGCGCGGGGGTTTTGTGGTCGCGCACTTTGCGGCCACGTGACGGGCAGGAGCCAGGGCCTAACCCTGTGTAATTAACGCCGTAGCGATGACCGCGACGCCTTCGCCGCGTCCGGTGAAGCCGAGGTGATCAGTGGTGGTGGCGCCGAGACTGACCGGAGCCCCGACGAGTTCTGACATGACCCGTTGCGCCTCGTTGCGGCGGGGGGCGAATTTGGGTCGCTCACCGATGATCTGCACCGACACGTTGCTGGGTTGCCAGCCGTGCTCGGCGAGGCGCTTGAGCGCGGCCGTGATGAAGCCGGTACTTGCGGCATCTTTTGTGTCGGGATCATCGACCCCAACGAGGCCACCTATGTCGCCGAGGCCTGCCGCGGAGAGTAGCGCGTCGACGATGGCGTGGCACACGGCGTCGCCGTCGCTGTGCCCCGCCAGACCTGGTTCGCCAGGCCAGTCGAGGCCCGCCAGCCTCAGCGGCGCTGCCGGGTCGTAGGCGTGCACGTCAAACCCCGTGCCGACGCGGATCATGCTTCCTCCGTGAGACCGACCACGTTCGCGGCGAGAAAGAACTCGAGGATCCGCAGATCGTCGGGAGTTGTGAGCTTATGCGCGCGCATCTCGCCGACGACCGTGCGCACACGACCACCCGCGCGCTGCACGACCTCGGCATCGTCGGTTGGAGGATCCGTGTGCAACTGCGCTGTGGCGTGAGCCGCGGCAAGCGTTTCCCGAGGGAACCCCTGGGGTGTCTGCACGGCCACCAGGGGGGCGCGGTCGATCGTTTCGTGCACGATGCCCTCCGCGTCGACGCGCTTGAGCGTGTTAGCGATGGGAAGCGCGGGCACGACTGAATCGCCAGTCCGATGCACCTCGCTAATGACTCTTTCGAAGAGTTCGGCGCTGGCAAACGGGCGTGCTGCGTCGTGGACCAGGACCGTGTCGACCGATTCTGGCAGAGCGTCGATGCCAAATCTGACCGACTCGTGACGTTCTCTGCCGCCGGGCACGACCGTGACTGACCAGGAGGCGTCGGGCTGCACGACGCTGTCGATGAGGTCGAGAGTCTGCGCGGCGCGATCCTCGGGGACAACGACAACGAGGTGCCCCGGATGGGGGAGCGACGTGGCGACCGCGATCCCGAACTCGATCAGGGTGCGGCCGCGCAGCTCGACGAACGCCTTGGGGGCCGCGGCCCCGAGGCGTTCACCCCGGCCAGCCGCAACAAGCACAACCCCGAGCGTGGGGAGTGTGTGCGGTGTTGCGCCGCCGCTCTGTTCGGTGCTCAGTGCAGAACCAGTCATGTGCCTAGGGTACTCGGGGTTCGGTCGAAGTCGCCGCAGCAAAAAGAAACGCCCCGCACAAATGTGCAGGGCGTTTCACGTTAGTCTCCCACTACGGGGTGGCAAGCACCTCGTCGAGAACCGCGTTGGCCTTGTCTTCATCCGTCTTCTCAGCGAGCGCGAGCTCGGAGACAAGAATCTGGCGGGCCTTCGCGAGCATGCGCTTCTCTCCAGCGGAAAGTGAACGCACCTCTTGATCTCGACGCCACAGATCGCGTACGACCTCGGAAACCTTAATCACGTCTCCGGAAGCCAGCTTCTCAAGATTCGCCTTGTAGCGGCGCGACCAGTTGGTCGGCTCTTCGGTGAAGGGCGCACGTAGCACCTCGAACACACGCTCGAGGCCTTCCTGATCAATGACGTCACGCACACCAACTAGGTCGCAGTTCTCCGCGGGTACCTCGATGGTGAGATCGCCTTGATTCACCTGCAGCTTCAAGAAAAGTTTCTCTTCGCCGCCAAGTTTGCGTTTCTTCACCTCGATGATCTTGGCTGCGCCATGGTGGGGGTAGACAACGGTCTCTCCGACCTCAAATTGCATCGAGTGGCTCCTTTACAGTCCAGCCACTAGAATACCACAGCTCTCCGGTATTGGGTTAGGATTACCTAAGCTGCGCTGGTTGTGTGCTCACAGATAAGATGAATATCAGACTGTGGTCGCTTCCCGCGGCCCATCTTACGTATTTACGGCTCGGAGGATCACCTTGAAGATTCGGATCGCCTCGTCTATCGCACTCGCGGCGGCTATTGCACTCGGTGCATCCGGCTGCACCCTGATTGCGCCACAGGCAACGCTCAT is a genomic window containing:
- the ispF gene encoding 2-C-methyl-D-erythritol 2,4-cyclodiphosphate synthase; this translates as MIRVGTGFDVHAYDPAAPLRLAGLDWPGEPGLAGHSDGDAVCHAIVDALLSAAGLGDIGGLVGVDDPDTKDAASTGFITAALKRLAEHGWQPSNVSVQIIGERPKFAPRRNEAQRVMSELVGAPVSLGATTTDHLGFTGRGEGVAVIATALITQG
- the ispD gene encoding 2-C-methyl-D-erythritol 4-phosphate cytidylyltransferase — protein: MTGSALSTEQSGGATPHTLPTLGVVLVAAGRGERLGAAAPKAFVELRGRTLIEFGIAVATSLPHPGHLVVVVPEDRAAQTLDLIDSVVQPDASWSVTVVPGGRERHESVRFGIDALPESVDTVLVHDAARPFASAELFERVISEVHRTGDSVVPALPIANTLKRVDAEGIVHETIDRAPLVAVQTPQGFPRETLAAAHATAQLHTDPPTDDAEVVQRAGGRVRTVVGEMRAHKLTTPDDLRILEFFLAANVVGLTEEA
- a CDS encoding CarD family transcriptional regulator, translating into MQFEVGETVVYPHHGAAKIIEVKKRKLGGEEKLFLKLQVNQGDLTIEVPAENCDLVGVRDVIDQEGLERVFEVLRAPFTEEPTNWSRRYKANLEKLASGDVIKVSEVVRDLWRRDQEVRSLSAGEKRMLAKARQILVSELALAEKTDEDKANAVLDEVLATP